A section of the Castanea sativa cultivar Marrone di Chiusa Pesio chromosome 12, ASM4071231v1 genome encodes:
- the LOC142618661 gene encoding uncharacterized protein LOC142618661, protein MKKKKSREEGNNEEEEEEANKGLLWKLPQLRSKQLGKLGPAFGLGTGCGLGLGIGLLGGAGFGPGIPGLHVGIGIGAGCGVGLGFGYGVGKGIALDENRRYSNVEHLSRGPINFPSQDEIGALVDELIINTKKVIRATSREIDKWKR, encoded by the exons atgaagaagaaaaaaagcagAGAAGAAGGTAAtaatgaggaggaggaggaggaggcaAATAAAGGTTTGTTGTGGAAGCTTCCGCAGTTGAGGTCCAAGCAACTGGGTAAGCTGGGCCCCGCCTTCGGCCTCGGCACTGGCTGCGGTCTTGGTCTTGGCATCGGCCTTCTTGGTG GTGCAGGGTTTGGTCCTGGAATTCCTGGCTTGCATGTTGGCATTGGAATTGGTGCTGGATGTGGGGTTGGTTTAGGGTTTGGCTATGGTGTGGGAAAGGGTATTGCTTTGGATGAGAATCGGAGATACTCTAATGTGGAACATCTCTCCCGTGGTCCTATAAATTTTCCATCTCA GGATGAGATTGGTGCACTAGTTGATGAGCTTATTATTAATACCAAGAAGGTTATCCGTGCAACTTCGAGAGAGATTGACAAGTGGAAAAGATGA
- the LOC142619443 gene encoding uncharacterized protein LOC142619443: MEAVSRMLDKAVHEGRLSGFSVGVSAGRPLMVSHLLFADDTLIFCDVNIDHLLNLRMVLIWFEAVSGLKVNLGKSELVAVGSVHDMDLLVAVLGCKQGSLPMKYLGLPLGEKFKDESIWIPILERMERKLAANRIARLQRDFFWGGLGDEPKFHLVDWSSVCTPLSLGGLGIRNLRTFNVALLGKRLWRFGQERDALWRQVIEVKYDCDWGGWCSSSFSGPYGVSLWKNIRRGWHSLSRFIMYDIEDGLKVMFWLDHWCGTSFLADRYPELYRICRRKEATMANLMRDEIGALVDELIINTKKVIRATSREIDKWKR; the protein is encoded by the exons ATGGAAGCCGTCAGTAGAATGTTGGATAAGGCTGTCCATGAAGGTCGTTTATCAGGCTTTAGTGTTGGTGTTTCTGCTGGAAGACCTTTGATGGTTTCACATCTCCTTTTCGCTGATgatactcttattttttgtgatgttaATATTGATCATCTGCTGAATCTCCGTATGGTGCTCATTTGGTTTGAAGCTGTGTCAGGTCTGAAGGTAAATTTGGGTAAGTCAGAGCTGGTGGCAGTGGGGTCAGTTCATGATATGGATCTTTTGGTGGCTGTCTTAGGATGCAAACAAGGGTCCCTCCCAATGAAATACTTGGGTCTTCCTTTGGGGGAAAAATTTAAGGACGAGTCAATATGGATTCCAATTCTTGAaaggatggaaagaaaattagcag CCAATCGAATTGCTAGACTTCAACGAGACTTTTTCTGGGGTGGTCTAGGAGATGAGCCCAAATTTCATTTGGTTGATTGGTCTTCGGTGTGTACTCCTCTCTCTTTAGGTGGGTTGGGGATTAGGAATCTGAGAACCTTCAATGTTGCCTTATTAGGGAAGCggttatggagatttgggcaAGAAAGGGATGCTCTATGGCGTCAAGTGATTGAGGTGAAGTATGATTGTGATTGGGGTGGCTGGTGTTCTAGTTCTTTCTCTGGTCCTTATGGAGTcagtttgtggaaaaatattagacGGGGGTGGCACTCTTTATCTcgttttattatgtatgatattgaAGATGGATTAAAGGTGATGTTTTGGCTAGATCATTGGTGTGGAACTTCTTTTCTTGCAGACCGCTATCCTGAATTATATAGGATTTGTCGTAGAAAAGAGGCAACTATGGCGAATCTTATGAG GGATGAGATTGGTGCACTAGTTGATGAGCTTATTATTAATACCAAGAAGGTTATCCGTGCAACTTCGAGAGAGATTGACAAGTGGAAAAGATGA